A portion of the Drosophila sechellia strain sech25 chromosome 2R, ASM438219v1, whole genome shotgun sequence genome contains these proteins:
- the LOC6608265 gene encoding TGF-beta receptor type-1 isoform X6, with protein MEPSSSATDYVPHRLTSWEFVAIILGATLFICFTGTSTWYYCQRRKRMASGRPFAKEDSAYDPILNGNTTIHDIIEMTTSGSGSAGLPLLVQRSIARQVQLCHVIGKGRFGEVWRGRWRGENVAVKIFSSREECSWFREAEIYQTVMLRHENILGFIAADNKDNGTWTQLWLVTDYHENGSLFDYLTTHPVDTNTMLNMSLSIATGLAHLHMDIVGTRGKPAIAHRDLKSKNILVKSNLSCAIGDLGLAVRHVEKNDSVDIPSTHRVGTKRYMAPEVLDESMNDQHFDSYKRADVYAFGLILWEIARRCNMGMIYDEYQLPYYDVVQPDPSIEEMKKVVCIEKCRPNIPNRWHASDVLHNMAKVMKECWYPNPVARLTALRIKKTLASISVEDKVKN; from the exons ATGGAACCATCATCTTCAGCTACAG ATTATGTGCCACACCGACTGACCAGCTGGGAGTTTGTGGCTATCATCCTAGGGGCCACCCTCTTCATTTGCTTCACGGGCACCAGTACGTGGTATTATTGCCAGCGTCGCAAGCGAATGGCCAGCGGAAGGCCGTTTGCCAAGGAGGATTCAGCATACGATCCTATATTGAATGGTAATACAACCATACACGACATCATTGAGATGACCACCTCCGGTTCGGGTTCGG CTGGTCTTCCGCTGCTGGTGCAGCGTTCCATTGCCCGGCAGGTGCAGCTGTGCCACGTTATCGGTAAGGGACGTTTCGGCGAGGTCTGGCGTGGACGCTGGCGAGGCGAAAACGTGGCGGTCAAGATCTTCTCTAGTCGCGAGGAGTGCTCCTGGTTCCGTGAGGCGGAAATCTATCAGACGGTAATGCTGCGGCACGAGAACATTTTGGGATTCATAGCTGCGGATAACAAGG ACAATGGAACTTGGACACAGTTGTGGCTCGTAACCGACTACCATGAGAACGGATCGCTCTTTGACTACCTAACCACGCACCCGGTGGACACCAACACCATGCTGAACATGTCGCTGAGTATTGCCACTGGACTGGCGCATCTGCATATGGACATTGTGGGCACTCGCGGCAAGCCCGCCATCGCCCATCGTGATCTCAAATCCAAAAACATACTGGTCAAATCAAATCTAAGCTGTGCTATTGGAGATTTGGGTCTGGCCGTGCGTCATGTGGAGAAGAATGACTCTGTGGACATACCTTCCACTCATCGCGTGGGTACCAAGCGCTATATGGCGCCCGAGGTGCTGGACGAGAGTATGAATGATCAGCACTTTGACTCGTACAAGCGGGCGGATGTGTACGCCTTTGGACTGATCCTCTGGGAGATTGCACGTCGCTGCAACATGGGCATGATATACGATGAGTATCAATTGCCATATTACGATGTCGTGCAGCCAGATCCCAGCATTGAGGAGATGAAAAAA GTGGTTTGCATCGAGAAGTGCCGACCAAACATTCCAAACCGCTGGCATGCCTCCGATGTGCTCCACAACATGGCCAAGGTGATGAAGGAGTGCTGGTATCCCAATCCTGTGGCCCGATTGACAGCGCTTCGCATCAAAAAGACACTTGCTAGCATCAGCGTGGAGGACAAGGTCAAGAACTGA
- the LOC6608265 gene encoding TGF-beta receptor type-1 isoform X4 — MVVKYNMQRSKPFECLTSNERFDTYRIDCCKSDFCNKNEIMKRIFETDYVPHRLTSWEFVAIILGATLFICFTGTSTWYYCQRRKRMASGRPFAKEDSAYDPILNGNTTIHDIIEMTTSGSGSAGLPLLVQRSIARQVQLCHVIGKGRFGEVWRGRWRGENVAVKIFSSREECSWFREAEIYQTVMLRHENILGFIAADNKDNGTWTQLWLVTDYHENGSLFDYLTTHPVDTNTMLNMSLSIATGLAHLHMDIVGTRGKPAIAHRDLKSKNILVKSNLSCAIGDLGLAVRHVEKNDSVDIPSTHRVGTKRYMAPEVLDESMNDQHFDSYKRADVYAFGLILWEIARRCNMGMIYDEYQLPYYDVVQPDPSIEEMKKVVCIEKCRPNIPNRWHASDVLHNMAKVMKECWYPNPVARLTALRIKKTLASISVEDKVKN; from the exons ATGGTTGTCAAGTACAATATGCAGCGGAGTAAGCCCTTCGAATGCCTCACCAGTAACGAAAGGTTCGATACGTATAGGATTGATTGCTGTAAGAGTGATTTCTGCAATAAGAATGAGATTATGAAGAGGATATTTGAAACAG ATTATGTGCCACACCGACTGACCAGCTGGGAGTTTGTGGCTATCATCCTAGGGGCCACCCTCTTCATTTGCTTCACGGGCACCAGTACGTGGTATTATTGCCAGCGTCGCAAGCGAATGGCCAGCGGAAGGCCGTTTGCCAAGGAGGATTCAGCATACGATCCTATATTGAATGGTAATACAACCATACACGACATCATTGAGATGACCACCTCCGGTTCGGGTTCGG CTGGTCTTCCGCTGCTGGTGCAGCGTTCCATTGCCCGGCAGGTGCAGCTGTGCCACGTTATCGGTAAGGGACGTTTCGGCGAGGTCTGGCGTGGACGCTGGCGAGGCGAAAACGTGGCGGTCAAGATCTTCTCTAGTCGCGAGGAGTGCTCCTGGTTCCGTGAGGCGGAAATCTATCAGACGGTAATGCTGCGGCACGAGAACATTTTGGGATTCATAGCTGCGGATAACAAGG ACAATGGAACTTGGACACAGTTGTGGCTCGTAACCGACTACCATGAGAACGGATCGCTCTTTGACTACCTAACCACGCACCCGGTGGACACCAACACCATGCTGAACATGTCGCTGAGTATTGCCACTGGACTGGCGCATCTGCATATGGACATTGTGGGCACTCGCGGCAAGCCCGCCATCGCCCATCGTGATCTCAAATCCAAAAACATACTGGTCAAATCAAATCTAAGCTGTGCTATTGGAGATTTGGGTCTGGCCGTGCGTCATGTGGAGAAGAATGACTCTGTGGACATACCTTCCACTCATCGCGTGGGTACCAAGCGCTATATGGCGCCCGAGGTGCTGGACGAGAGTATGAATGATCAGCACTTTGACTCGTACAAGCGGGCGGATGTGTACGCCTTTGGACTGATCCTCTGGGAGATTGCACGTCGCTGCAACATGGGCATGATATACGATGAGTATCAATTGCCATATTACGATGTCGTGCAGCCAGATCCCAGCATTGAGGAGATGAAAAAA GTGGTTTGCATCGAGAAGTGCCGACCAAACATTCCAAACCGCTGGCATGCCTCCGATGTGCTCCACAACATGGCCAAGGTGATGAAGGAGTGCTGGTATCCCAATCCTGTGGCCCGATTGACAGCGCTTCGCATCAAAAAGACACTTGCTAGCATCAGCGTGGAGGACAAGGTCAAGAACTGA
- the LOC6608265 gene encoding TGF-beta receptor type-1 isoform X5: MQRFLNNSKYSHADYVPHRLTSWEFVAIILGATLFICFTGTSTWYYCQRRKRMASGRPFAKEDSAYDPILNGNTTIHDIIEMTTSGSGSAGLPLLVQRSIARQVQLCHVIGKGRFGEVWRGRWRGENVAVKIFSSREECSWFREAEIYQTVMLRHENILGFIAADNKDNGTWTQLWLVTDYHENGSLFDYLTTHPVDTNTMLNMSLSIATGLAHLHMDIVGTRGKPAIAHRDLKSKNILVKSNLSCAIGDLGLAVRHVEKNDSVDIPSTHRVGTKRYMAPEVLDESMNDQHFDSYKRADVYAFGLILWEIARRCNMGMIYDEYQLPYYDVVQPDPSIEEMKKVVCIEKCRPNIPNRWHASDVLHNMAKVMKECWYPNPVARLTALRIKKTLASISVEDKVKN; encoded by the exons ATGCAaaggtttttaaataactcGAAATATTCACACGCAG ATTATGTGCCACACCGACTGACCAGCTGGGAGTTTGTGGCTATCATCCTAGGGGCCACCCTCTTCATTTGCTTCACGGGCACCAGTACGTGGTATTATTGCCAGCGTCGCAAGCGAATGGCCAGCGGAAGGCCGTTTGCCAAGGAGGATTCAGCATACGATCCTATATTGAATGGTAATACAACCATACACGACATCATTGAGATGACCACCTCCGGTTCGGGTTCGG CTGGTCTTCCGCTGCTGGTGCAGCGTTCCATTGCCCGGCAGGTGCAGCTGTGCCACGTTATCGGTAAGGGACGTTTCGGCGAGGTCTGGCGTGGACGCTGGCGAGGCGAAAACGTGGCGGTCAAGATCTTCTCTAGTCGCGAGGAGTGCTCCTGGTTCCGTGAGGCGGAAATCTATCAGACGGTAATGCTGCGGCACGAGAACATTTTGGGATTCATAGCTGCGGATAACAAGG ACAATGGAACTTGGACACAGTTGTGGCTCGTAACCGACTACCATGAGAACGGATCGCTCTTTGACTACCTAACCACGCACCCGGTGGACACCAACACCATGCTGAACATGTCGCTGAGTATTGCCACTGGACTGGCGCATCTGCATATGGACATTGTGGGCACTCGCGGCAAGCCCGCCATCGCCCATCGTGATCTCAAATCCAAAAACATACTGGTCAAATCAAATCTAAGCTGTGCTATTGGAGATTTGGGTCTGGCCGTGCGTCATGTGGAGAAGAATGACTCTGTGGACATACCTTCCACTCATCGCGTGGGTACCAAGCGCTATATGGCGCCCGAGGTGCTGGACGAGAGTATGAATGATCAGCACTTTGACTCGTACAAGCGGGCGGATGTGTACGCCTTTGGACTGATCCTCTGGGAGATTGCACGTCGCTGCAACATGGGCATGATATACGATGAGTATCAATTGCCATATTACGATGTCGTGCAGCCAGATCCCAGCATTGAGGAGATGAAAAAA GTGGTTTGCATCGAGAAGTGCCGACCAAACATTCCAAACCGCTGGCATGCCTCCGATGTGCTCCACAACATGGCCAAGGTGATGAAGGAGTGCTGGTATCCCAATCCTGTGGCCCGATTGACAGCGCTTCGCATCAAAAAGACACTTGCTAGCATCAGCGTGGAGGACAAGGTCAAGAACTGA